The Vicia villosa cultivar HV-30 ecotype Madison, WI unplaced genomic scaffold, Vvil1.0 ctg.003645F_1_1, whole genome shotgun sequence genome has a segment encoding these proteins:
- the LOC131641309 gene encoding probable carboxylesterase 11 — MPSVAVKLYSVFFKFLLKHRLQNRIQAQPDNNSNSFGITSRPEESVANSNPSFTDGVATKDIHIDPFTSLSIRIFLPQSALSPPDPHSKPNSNPKQQDPEPGTGSTTFRRSSYGPPFRDELRGRNSNGVEGLNLMGAGVENGAGLYRGYSPALDNRRRKLPVMLQFHGGGWVSGSNDSVANDLFCRRIAKLCDVIVVAVGYRLAPESRYPAAFEDGLKVLNWLAKQANLAECSKSMGVGGGSHGGGGGGGEFNKDNHRHIVNSFGASVVEPWLASHGDPTRCVLLGVSCGANIADYVARKAVEGGKLFDPVKVVAQVLMYPFFVGSVPTRSEIKLANSYFYDKAMCMLAWKLFLPEEEFSLDHPAANPLVSGRSPPLKSMPPTLTVVAEHDWMRDRAIAYSEELRRVNVDAPVLEYKDAVHEFATLDVLLKSPQAQVCAEDIAIWTKKYISLRGHEFSY; from the exons ATGCCAAGTGTGGCTGTAAAACTCTACAGCGTATTCTTCAAGTTCCTCTTGAAGCACCGTTTACAAAACCGAATCCAAGCCCAACCCGATAATAACTCCAACTCCTTTGGTATCACTTCTCGACCCGAAGAATCCGTCGCTAACTCTAACCCTTCCTTTACCGACGGCGTCGCCACCAAAGACATTCACATCGATCCTTTCACTTCTCTCTCTATCCGAATCTTCCTCCCTCAATCCGCTCTTTCCCCTCCCGACCCTCATTCCAAACCTAACTCCAACCCTAAACAACAAGATCCCGAACCTGGCACTGGATCTACCACTTTCCGAAGAAGTAGCTATGGTCCTCCGTTCAGGGACGAGCTCCGAGGGAGGAATAGTAACGGTGTTGAGGGTTTGAATTTGATGGGCGCTGGTGTTGAAAACGGTGCTGGATTGTACCGTGGTTACTCGCCGGCGTTGGATAATCGACGGAGGAAACTGCCGGTGATGTTGCAGTTTCATGGGGGTGGTTGGGTTAGTGGGAGTAATGATTCGGTGGCGAATGATTTGTTTTGCCGGCGGATTGCCAAGCTTTGTGATGTGATTGTGGTTGCGGTTGGGTATAGGTTGGCGCCGGAGAGTAGGTATCCGGCTGCGTTTGAGGATGGGTTGAAGGTGTTGAATTGGTTGGCGAAGCAGGCGAATTTGGCCGAGTGTAGTAAATCTATGGGGGTTGGTGGAGGAAGccatggtggtggtggtggtggcggcGAGTTTAACAAAGATAATCATAGGCATATTGTTAATTCTTTCGGTGCTTCAGTTGTTGAGCCTTGGTTGGCTAGTCATGGAGATCCAACAAG ATGTGTTCTTCTTGGAGTGAGTTGTGGTGCGAATATTGCAGACTACGTGGCTCGAAAAGCTGTGGAGGGAGGCAAGCTTTTCGACCCTGTCAAGGTGGTAGCCCAGGTCTTGATGTATCCATTTTTTGTTGGCAGCGTTCCCACGCGTTCTGAAATAAAATTGGCAAACTCCTACTTTTATGACAAGGCTATGTGCATGCTTGCTTGGAAACTTTTCCTACCCGAGGAAGAATTTAGTTTGGACCATCCAGCAGCTAATCCCCTGGTCTCAGGTCGGTCTCCTCCTTTAAAGTCGATGCCTCCAACATTGACAGTGGTGGCAGAGCATGACTGGATGAGGGATCGTGCCATTGCTTACTCAGAGGAGCTCCGGAGGGTGAATGTTGATGCACCTGTTCTCGAGTATAAAGATGCAGTGCATGAATTTGCAACACTTGATGTACTTCTCAAAAGCCCCCAGGCCCAGGTTTGTGCCGAGGACATTGCCATCTGGACCAAGAAATATATTTCACTTCGAGGTCATGAATTCTCGTATTGA
- the LOC131641307 gene encoding secreted RxLR effector protein 161-like, whose protein sequence is MEHCNDAITPTKQRLQLSENEEEQNVHLTQYIRLIGAICYLCNTRPNLAFNVAIASKFMERPKVSHLAAVKRILRYIKRSIGCEIVFPTMDRSRKCNLLDFTNSNWCEDKYDRKSTTEHIFMFDGTQISWCLKKEPVVALSSCETEYITASLCACQAAWLTNLLKELGNNEGEAVTLLVDNVPTINLAKNPIAHGRSNHI, encoded by the coding sequence ATGGAGCATTGTAATGATGCCATTACACCAACTAAACAAAGGTTACAACTGTCCGAGAATGAAGAGGAGCAGAACGTACACCTAACTCAATATATAAGGTTGATTGGAGCGATATGTTACTTATGCAATACGCGGCCAAATTTGGCGTTTAATGTCGCTATTGCGAGTAAATTCATGGAGAGACCGAAGGTGTCTCACTTGGCAGCAGTCAAAAGAATCCTAAGATACATCAAACGGTCTATTGGTTGTGAAATTGTCTTTCCCACAATGGATAGAAGCAGAAAATGCAATTTGCTTGATTTTACCAATTCCAACTGGTGTGAAGATAAATATGATCGAAAGTCTACAACTGAGCACATCTTTATGTTCGATGGAACACAAATCTCATGGTGTTTGAAGAAGGAACCGGTAGTTGCACTCTCGTCTTGTGAGACCGAGTATATTACTGCTTCGTTATGTGCGTGCCAAGCCGCGTGGCTAACGAATCTATTGAAAGAGTTGGGCAACAATGAGGGTGAGGCTGTCACACTCTTGGTTGATAATGTTCCAACTATTAATCTTGCTAAGAACCCAATTGCACATGGGAGGAGCAATCACATTTAG